GAAGTGCAAAATGTTAATCGACCGGTTATGTGGAAAAAATTCTCGGATCAAGTAGTTTTGTtaacaagaacaagaaagcACATGTACACTCGGAAATCACACACGATGATGAATGAATGCAGAAAGCAGAAATACCTATTAGATGACGAATCCCCGACACTATGTACAGACGTGATGAGGAGCACCGCCGAATGGTTTCTGTGATGAATGTCCCCACCGATAAGATAAGGAGTCGTTTTTCATGGATCCATAGGAGTGCTCATTGATCAGTGTGTAAGTGTGTAGGTTGCATGGAAACGTCAGGGAGAAAAATTGCACAGCAGCAATATATTCACTCATAtgatctgtttttgtttttgtttttgttttcgctaTATTccgagggcgggtgtagcgcagtcggttagatgTCCCGCTACcggcacgatcgatcggatcggttcgaatccgccccggtgctcaccaagcctttcatccctccggggtcgataaattggtaccagacgtgtctgggaggataaaaacactgacttgacccattggctagcccctgcaagtcattgtataggccagttacacgttcgtgaacctcaaacgattctgaattgaagtgaacgcgctggtggatcccaagcggattgattaacgccagacactttatacttatcctttatcataaatcctattttattttcattcctttaaaTCCTTCACTTTTTATCCTTAGATTTTTCCTTAAATGGTTGAATGGACGACTAATTCAAGTGTTCCTAATTGTGTAATAGTCTAAATGTACTCTGCAGAATTAATCAGCGCTCATAaggaaagtgtttttttttattgacatTGTCATAAAATATGTAGCATATTGATAAGAGATGACGGATCTGTGCTTTCTGGCACGTATTGCTGTATACATATACTATATTACTACTGTAGTATAGTGTACTTATTATATTCTCGTCTCTCAAAGAATTAAATACTACCAGCATCGAACAGAACTAGTTCTCGTGTCTTTATGTACATTCTATAAGAAAATAGATATACATGTCCTTTCCTAAGTGTataattttcccatttttccaacgttttttttttgttgaaatgctCCCCTCAATTTTTTCCCGTTGTGAATTGCGCTTTGGAGGAAATTAGAGTCAAGGGCGAGGTGAACTGTTGAAGCGttaatttataaaaagaaaatacttgAGTGAATTTACAAAATTAATAGAACATTGCTAAAGTTTATGAAAGCAGGAGCAGGGatgcaagaaaacaaaacaaaacaaaaacgaaaaaagaatactTGAGTGAATTTAAGAAATTAACAACATATTgctaaaaaaagtttgtagaaGAGGAGCAAAAAATTATAGGAGGATGGACGAAACCAAAGAACTGGCATGTAAGTTAATATGGGAAGTGTTCATattcttttacttttgtttactTGCTGTGCATGTTTATTTTAACAAAAAGAGCCcaagtgaagaagaagactGGTGTAAGAGAatgtttatttcgttttgcttcgtttgttttttgtttttttttttcataactaaACACTATTAATCTGTTATCAattattgttgattttttaaccctaaaatcccatagataatttcgttttcatttttgcgGGAAGAtgcatgtgtttttttttttgttgctcctGTTTGACAAAGGTTTtctcatgagttttttttaatttcaagcaagaaaacatcaaaacaaaaacaacttaGTTGAACTTTCTGATAGCGCTGATGATGCTGATAGCGCTCACTTTGTCAAGCGGacttatctatgggattttaaggtaagtttactttttaaaacttttcttttaaattgattCATGACTAATTACtaaaatttacttatttattcattactaattattactagttactaaaatttatttatctattcattACTAACTATTAAACGCTACCTGGTTCTTTTTCTAGCCTTATTAAAACTTTTCCTATGCTTAAACGCTTTTTTCGAAATGCTTTCGCAATGTCTCACTTTTTGGGCgatcgttagaaaaaaataaataaataaaaggcaagaaaaacgaaatgaaaccgCAATGATATAGACAAATAGAATAATTAGATCAGCTAATCAAGCGATGCAAAATTAGggacaaatgaaatgaattagcaaaaaaaaaacctgcaattctgtgcaattagaaaaaataaagtaagtgTCAGGCTCTATGAATGACAGCTAGTTGCATCCACAGTCGGCTGCCAATCAATCACTGCTTGAAGAATAGTCTTCTAAAGTGGTTAGGTGAGCCGTATGGAAGATTAGTAGCACAtattatttgcttttattttttattatttatttcatttctattatttaatcGGTTAATTTGTATTCGTcaaatgtagaagaaaaaaaaaagaatttttatcttttctgtCCTTTATTTCTTAGGCtcaaaagaatagaagaagaatattCAACCATGTCACTTACAAAAGAgctatcttttatttttagatgaGCTCACGAAATCAAAGATTTCTAGCGCGCTCAGAGCACACCGTGAAATTTGTCATAAAGCTTGAGAAAGAGGTAGATGTGTTACGGTAGTATCCTTCGAGTACGAGGTGATAGAACGCAGGACACTGTAAATATTTTGGCTTACTGTCAACGGTccaaaaatctaagaaattaAAGGATGAGTGCGTTGCGACTGAAAGGATGAATGCACAAACGATCTAGTCCCATATCAAGATCTGTGCGGGTTTGGATCTACGCGGTGGGCCGTCAGTTCCattataaaaacccttgtgactcctAGTTGTgctacgtggtggtctgttacgtTTCCAAATTCcagcaaatgaggtaagcgcTAACGGATATGTTGAGTTCgcctatcgtttgaatgctttctgtaaggTGATGAGGCGTTtaagaggataaatcactcatggatttgattttccaggctcagACGGgaggcgaaaacgccgaaacgttaaagATATAGAGATAGAgagataataaagaaagatcaataTTAATCTTGGCTACGGCTCAAGCGAATCAATCAAAAGCTGCGTGTCTTTGATCGAATTCTAagcaaaaattatggaaaaggtcggagaaataaattagtagACAAAATGAATGTAGAACCAAACAAATTTATGAAGATTGACTGATTTAGTTCTACAATTGTTTTGTCAACAGACACTAACAACATAACTTGTTAGCCGGTAGTCTCGGATGCTGAAATGCTTTGTCACCAGGGTGGTCTCTTAGAGAccgaaagatgaaaaaagtacaataaACGGCCGTAACTAAGGTGATGTTGCTACGGTTATTAGTTTTATTAGTGGTCATTTATGGGAGTAGTTGTAGGATTAGTgcagttgagaaatttgaaagaaagaaagaaaaagaaaatacacgGAAAAACGATTCCAGAAGGGGTGGAagcttgaaatattttttgataagCTATGAGATAAAAGTATATATGATATGAGATATATATTTAATAGATATGAGATAAAGCTATAAAAGCTCTATGAGATATTTTTTGATTCGCAAGTTTAGGAAAAGTAAAAGAATCTCTCAGTCATCCTGAGGAATCGAATAGAGTAGTTTTAAAGAGGTGTTAGAGGGAATTGAGAAGTTTTCCACATCCGTGCACCTACATGAGAACGTTCACTGATGTATACACATAACCGGAGCGCGCCGCACCGTTCTTACCACCACCTGAGAGCGGGAGAGCAAACGAGTttctcacacttttttttcctgcgtaCTCGCTGAATTCTTTGGACTTCTCGAGGACACCGGCtactttgtaatttttaaataaatatattaataaataaatattaatcaTTGAAATAAAGTTAGTAAAGTAAGCTAGTCAAACTTAGTATAAGGTAATGATATGATCTAATAGTTGTTAGCTGTTCGATCTGATCTGATTAGCTGATCGAACTTTCTTGGAATTGGAATCCATGATCTATGCGGGTCGCTCTCTTTGATGCAGGATACGCGTCAGACCGGTCCTCTTCCGGGAAACTCTAAGTAAAAGGAGGTTTCCGGAACTCAAAGTTTGTTGATTTTGAGAATCTTGAGTATGGAAAATGCGAGAAGGTTTTATTCAtcgagggaaaaaaacgaggcGCTGGGAACGATGGAGATGTGcggatttttctgttttatctaTTGATTTGAACACTATTGTAGCTCATCGGAGATACATAGAAAGATTCCGTGCtgagaaaatatataaatacaagTAAAGGAAAATAcaatgaatagaaataatagaagCATAAGCCAACGCCAATGAAAAGACGACCACTTTTATGCTTTCGAAAATCACCAAGTTACCATTATCTTATTCAAACAAGGTTACGGTAGATGtggtgaaaaatttgaaaactctCATGTGAAAAGATGTTGACCTTGAATGtaagaagaaatctctctcttCAAAACCATTTTAAAGTAATTTGCAATCTTTGCTCGGTTCGAAAAATCCATGAGAACTAAGGTCCCATGGCAATCAAATATATAAAACGGtcgaaaaaatgtggaaaaaatcgGTGTTATTTGACGGGAAAGACGATAAAGGTAGAGTAATTAGAGCTGTGAAATCTGGATGGTTTTTTAGGACTTCGCTCGTGACTGTGAGATTTCGAAGAGCCTTGGTGAGTTCGTAGCCTATGGGAATTGTGGTCATCAAAGTCACAATATTTAGGATAACAGTTATCCTGGTAAAGTTGAAGGTGAAGGACCTCCGTTCATTCTGGCGGTAGCCAATTTCCACTATGCCATCCGCTATGTCCACGAAGTGTCGGAAGTGGTGTCCGTGTCAGCAAAGGAAGAAGAATATCAATGTGGCGAGCAGCAGGTGGGAATTTGTGCACAGGCGTATGGGCTGGCGAGCAAACAAAAGCGTTGCTGCAACCGAGTTCGAGAGAGGGAGTGAGATCGGCCAGGAATCGGATAGGACTGGACAGATGATCCTGAAACTTTGCCCATAAGCTCAGAGCGAGCTCAGAAGTGGAACGGGATCCTTGGTTGACAACAACTAGGAGGGGATTAGagtttgaattgaagtcgttGGATTGATCGGTTAGATCTTTAGATGTTTAGGAATGTTTCTGGTAAAgcgaaattttattcaaatccTTGTAAGGATGCGAatcaagaaaaacttttaaaaattaaaaaaaaaactaaaaaaaaactaaacctaaaactaaaactaaaaaaaagactaaaaaaaactaaacgtTCGACTAAGATGCGCTATAAGATTGGAGGTTGAAAGTAGTATCATAATGAGAAAGTAGTTTTGAGAAaggaaagtgttttttttttcaaaatttgaataactccgataaaatcaatgaattttttaaaaaattttacacTAACGAACAttgtacttatttattatttaaaattaccTTAAAGCGAAAGGTAAGGTTCACGGAATTGATCAATCGCTATGGGGTACGCCTAAGCGTTCGACTTTAATTTAGagttcgtttgaggttaatgaACGCGGTGACGGATGAGGTAGTGGTGAAGAAACACGGGGAAAAATAGATTTGTATAAATTGCGTTGGAAATCCGCTGATAATCAAACAAAACTAGGAGGATAAGGGAATCACTTCGTGGCTCATTGTCATTCGTGGAAAGATCCGAGCAGTATCGATTGGAACCTGACCACTATTGATTGAGGTGCTACAGTGGATCCATCTCGTCCTAAAAATCGAAGGTACAGAAAACAAACGAACCATCAACTCGAGCAGTATTgcctaaaaaaatcaaaactttggAGCGAATTGCCGCCGTATTCAGGTCAGTTAGCGttttaaactaaaaaaattcttggtcTGATGCTCATCTGTTGTGGATGCTTtgcaaaagtgaagaaaaaacatttaaattgTTCTTAAAATTAATGACTGTTGGCGAAATCCATTTAGTAGTGTAGTTCAACtcatatgagaaaaataataaggtTTTCGAATGGTTAGACGGAAATAATTAGGTCAAGGTGCAATTTTTACTGTTGAAAAACAGCTTGAGAATAAAAATCCGGATATTAGATTATGAGTTTTagattttctcggaaaaaaatgtgacgaAAATCCGATGAAAAGATATGCGGGATGTGCAAAGTTTCCAGCAAAAGCCATCCGATCTACCGCACCTGCATCCAAGGGCAACGAGGACGCTGTTAGTGCGGTGCTTTGTTGACCGCTTTGTGGTGGATCGGAAATTCTATTACACGTTTCGTTTGCTTTGTAGGGTGCTCCTATCCGGGTTGCCAGGGTCAACACGTCACGTACTTAGTGATGAACGCTTCgcattgtttttgttggaGCAGCGTACTCCGGAGAATCGTTCCAACATTTACAAGACGTCATTCATCGTTGCTCGGCAAGTGCAGACCGTGGAGTGAGTGCAGCGAGATCGAATTTCAGCTTACCTCTGAGTTATTAATGCATACATCGAGGTGtatcgaagaaagaaataatattcGCTGCCGTTTCTTGTGACGAAAGCAGGGAATCGAAATCGCGTACAAATTGAATAACTTTGCAGCAGCactttgctgttttttcttaaaacgAGATCATAGAACACTCAGTGTGGAAATGGTaaacaatcatttttttttctggaaattagtGAATTGTTCACAAATTAGGTATGACTTTCGTAGACGCTTCACCTCTAGAGAACGGTTCCTGTccttggattttcttttttgatttttccataaTATGCTTCAGCTACGGTCAGGTTTGAAgctgtgaaaatgaaaatgtttttatgtGATTTTACAAAGTGCTTACTTCTtacaatttttcagaattttttttcaaatatcaggtgaatatgtttttttttccagaactcgtgatttgtattaattttgaaaaattctgtgtcattcaatttttatcaCAGTCTCCTCCAGCGTTTGTGGAAGATTATTATCATCAAGGCGGgtacagtcggtaagagaatccgctgtctacacgatcgatcggaggtacGAGTCCGctctggtgctcaccaaggaTGTCATCCTTCCGAgtgttgataaattggtacctgatttgtttgggaggatagaaacactgacttgacacatcgactagccctTCTGGATAGGGGCCCAAGGCCCCCTccttctgaattgaagtgaacgtgggggcgcatcccaaacggattgatcaacgtcgAACACTTTTACCCACACTTTATTATAATCTAAGCACTCCAGCCCGGCTCCTTAGGCCGAACAGTACCCCTGAACTACTGCGGTGTTACCGGATTGAATACtgtgtttgaaaagaaagggaatAAGTACAGAAAAGAGTGTTATACATGCAGAACGACATATTCTTTaggatattttgttttattccgggaatatctttgaaattctcgcaaattcttgaaattgaagattcagtgaaattgaattgaagatGGGACCCTGCCTATGTAGCTGTGGATCCTTGACGTAATTCTGGGACCAAATTTTGGTAGTTCTATTCACATTGGTCACCATGTCCTCGTACTTTATTTGCAATCGATTTCGTTCCACCTGCACTTTTCCTCTTCGAAATTAAATTGAAGTCATCAAGTCGAATAGACTATTACCATTGAACAACGTTTTCTACGATCtcatcgaaaaataaaaaaagaaaaaataaaaataagaaaaataaaaatccagCAAATAAATGATGTAGAACAATGAAGAGCCACTGGAAACCCATCAGATCTCTTTACCATGAGATCGTGGGAAATATTTAATcgtaatttctttcatttgatgACCTTACTTTAAAggccccatgaatctgggatGCTGagggtttcaggtggggttACGCCTacagggggtcgtagattgtggagaagagggtgattccgtccatttcttccaaattgccgtaaaaacatGCGGAACATGCGGGTTCGAGCTTTTCGGGGCGTTATtctctacaacgagtttgattggagggGGCccgccttgtgcacacgccgtatcttccgggccgttttttacggcgattaagaagaaatggacggaattaccctcctccccatagtgaacgaccccgtacaggtataatccacctgaaacccgcatcatctcagattcgtgaggtgatgcctttaattctgaAAAGCGAGGAATcaggaagaacaaaaaaaaaataaaaggagcaGAATAGAAACAAAACTCGCAAATCTGAAGAATATCGCTCTGCAGATGTAACATTCTTCCCTGtagtcttttttaaaattattttatttctatttttttttttcaaatgcagtTATCAATGCGGGAACACAGTCGTAGCTCGGTGTGTGGCTTTAGGCAACTGGTGAACCGGCGTGCATTGTTGGTATCAACCTTCCACAGAGGTTAAcggagtttgaaaaaaattgtttaaaaaatttgaacaacACAGACTTTTTGTACTAAATCAACACCATTCAATAGATCTCttcctcttgaaaaaaaaaaaaacatgtccaCTCGATGTTCAAAGAAATTTGCGAGAAACTGCAAGATGTAAGCTCTTTGTAAGATCTAAAtgattaattattgattatttccgaaatttattgatttacgATGACGAAAGTTCGTGGTGTTTGAAATGTATTTTTCTCGTGACGATCGTGATTTGTGATTTTATGATTCACAGCGCAATGAACAATGCTTCACGCTGATGTTAGCGTCACAACGTCAACAccatggaggaaaaaaaatcgtgtgaATAGAGAGAGTTTTATAGATGTCCCCTGTGTAAATTGTGCATCTCTTCCATCGAACACAAATAAAAGCACACCAGGGGAAATCGAAGTACCCCGGATGATCGGGCTTCATGTTAGAGATTTATATGGCTCGTGCAAAATCTAAGCTTTGATCTATGAAGGACTCGGAGTGCAGGTGAAAATCGTGTCGTGTCGCTTTCATTATTACGACGAGAATAGTTTATTGGAATAAATGAATTCTCCCGAGCAACTTTTGCAACTGCTGCAAACGCCATTTGCAAGAActtttaatgaattttcttttacgaTTCAAAACGTGTCCAAAGAATTATTTTGCTAACTTCTAAGAAGTGCTGCTATTTGTttacaaacataaaaaattcTGCATGTGAAGATATTTGAAACAATCATGTTGTTTATTCGCGCAATTGATAAGTTGCTAATTctaattattctatttattctagTTAATAAGCTGGTAGTTCTTATTATTGTTCtgctattaattattataaattatgaTACATTAACTAGAGcgtgtgtagtgtagcggttagaggttccgcttcctgcacgatcgatcggaggttcgaatccgcgctagtgttcaccaagcccttatcgaaaaattggtacaagacttgtctggagaataaaaacactgacttgacacatcggctagccaccgcaggtcattgtataggccagttacatgttcgtaaacctcaaacaattctgaattaaagtgagcgcggaggcgcatcccaagcggattgattaacgccagaaactttatcttttaactTTACTATAGATTAATTAATAACAATTACAATACCTATCACTTGACTAGAtgtaatcggcgggctgatgtcatcgcctgacgccaTTACCCACATCCTCGCTGAGGTGTGCCGTCCCTTAActtagctctgcccaaccttttcGACCTTCAGCGAGAGCTTGAACAAAATCAGTctattcgtcgctattccatattctgcgaaactttacgtctcgcctgaactgcctatccacgccgagtgtcctcaagtcctctttcaccacctcagtccagaacttccgttttcggccaggtggcctcttccagcttgaacccgacaaactcttcagaactcgttgaacaagacgATCTCCTGGTCTCCTCAGTGTATGACcagagaagcgaagacgattttctgtagccactttcgatatttttttttgaatttatttttatagcaGCCTGTTAGCCTAATGCTATCGATTATTAGTGTATCCCAAATAGATTCCTTGTTGGCAAAGAATATGCACAGTTTTATGAGGCGGTTGCAGGGGAGGTCCATATCAATAATATCGATATTTCTTTGAGGGGACTTTCAACCACATACCAATATCCCTCATCAAATGCCCCCAAGGTTCTCGTCTCAGTCCATATTCTATCACCCTCCATGACCGCTTTTTCTCTGTCTCGTTAAGGGCCCAAGGGTCTCGATCGGAGTCCGTGAAGCTCATCTTGTGCTGCTGATGgaatgttaaaggcatcaccccacgaatctgaggtggtacggatttcaggtggagtattcgtatacgtgatcgtagattaaggagagggggttgattccgcccatttcttcccagttgtagtaaaaaacggcccggaaaatacggtttcgagcattctggcgcactactttccacaacgagttcgattggagcgcgccagccttgtgcatgcgccggaTCTttcgggcagttttttttaacgccaattagcaagaaatggacggaatcacccacctctccataatctacgatctcgtaaacgaatactccacttgaaatccgtaccaactcagattcgtggtgtgatgctgTTAAGGGAGTTATTTATTATGAACTTCTACCACATTGTTCTACCATCGCTGCTGAGGAGTACTGCGAGCAGTTGGACCGGGTGCCTACAAAGCTTAGAGGGTTACAGAGGAAAGCCTTCCTGCAGGACAACGCGCGTGCGCATGTCGTGAAGTTGGCTCAGGTGAAGCTCCTTCACTATCCGCGCCATCCAGTCTGGATATCGCACCGCACACTTTTCCGATCTCTGACTCATCATGCGGAAAGACGTAACTTCGTTGACGAGGATGAgcttaaaaaacaaattcagtAATTCTTTGATTGGAAATCCTCGGAATTCTGCAGGTATAAAATCTACAAACTGACCGGACGTCAATACTGATGGAGGATACGTCACTGATTGAGAACTAAAAGTGTGAgaataaacaaacagaaacaaaacatGTGCAAATTAAATGTTGCAAATTGTAACAAAAATCAGTCAGATTCCTTTTCCAGATGggtaatggttttttttttttttttttttttggctttttttttttttttttcttttgggttttttttttggaaattttttccaaaaaatttttttttcccttatatttaattttggaagttttgcattaggtaacttttttttttttttttttgtcaacatAAAAATTAAGGAGGAATTAAGCAAGTGGTGGAGAAGGCATATCCTTCTGCTGAGATTTTCTCGAAGTAATCATCTTATAGTGCATTTTCCTTGAACAAAATgcaattggttttttttcttactatgcTAGCTTCGGAATTTGGAGCACACAACTGAAGCGCAAAGTGATGTTATTTATTGAATTGGATGATCGTTAAGAGAAcacttttctttgtgttttcttcaTCTGCATCGTCTGTTATGTATTTACTGGTAAATTCATTTGAAACGCACACTTTTTCTATGTTATTCCCTTCTGTGGCTATTGgggattaataataatattaatataataatatgcttaatattattattaaaccCGATTAGCCATGGAAgggaatattattatttattattattttattattatttttattatcatttattatttattatttttttcctgtgaatgaaattttcaaatatatctgtttttttgattttattatcattGCCATGCTTGCATAGATCAGTGGAGAGTACATGGATAGACTGTGAAACgttacttttttgttgttgttccatGTTTCTTTACAAAAACTCATCTTTCCAGCTGCAAAACTCAAGGAATCACGAGAAGAAATATAGAATACGTTCACCGAATAAGAGGGATAATAGTCAAACTCAATCAAAAGACGGTGAGAAGTTCCTAGAGTTCAGGAAAGGTGTTTGAAGATTTGATGAGAGGACtgagttcaagaaaaaaaaacctgcaaaacTGCCAATCCTTTGCATTATATAGTGGCCCCAATCTGGAGTAGTAATTCCAGCAGACCTCCCAAGGAACACAGTTCAAGGAAGGTAGTAATTCGTCTTGTAGAActgcaagaaagaaaactaggaAGTTGCCAAAAAGTAGCGAAAGCAGTGAGTTACTGCTTTCAGAAGTTGAGGATGTTTAGTTGTAATTCTTGGTTCAATCTTAAGTTGACCGAATATTACCTCCAGAACTCGAGCGATGCTGCTTCTAGAGTTCTAACGAACTGATGGATTTTCAATGTAGCCTGTAATTGTTCAGTTTGTTGCACAGAAAATTTGATCAAGAAACGTCTTTGCTGGATTTCTGGCTGAATCAAGCGGAACTCGGCTTGGTTGCATATCCAAGTGACTAGATACGTAAGCTACGTAAGCTGTAGTAGGCATTCAGAGATCGAATGATCGAGTGTTCACGAGTTCGACGATTGGAAAGTCTGAATGATGTAAGGATTTGACGAAGAGATGCGCGAAGTTGGGTACCTTTGGTTGTTGTTGATCGACCTGTAGAATCTCCACTCCAGCCTACCGCAGCAATTCACAGTTGAGCTCAGGATTCAAATCAGTTTCCCGAAGAATTTGAGCCTTAGGCGTTTTAGGGAGGGTTTGGAAGAAGGTGGTCGGATATAATTAATCGATCTGCTTCGACTTGGTCAGGATAGTGAGTGACACAGCCACCTTATGCGATCTTGCGTGAACTAAGGTCTGCGGTAGCGTTGATCTATCGGTAAAATCCGCCAAATCATTGCGTTCAGGCAACAAAGTTCCACCTCAAcgtactttttttcattcacctcaacgtactttttttcaatgtcacaattttgtggaaatatttttgttttatgtgttttttttacagattcTGTTTATATTCCTGATACTTTCCTATTCAAGGTTTATTATTCATCACCTCATAGCAATGTGGATTGATTAATGGTAATATTTGTTCCGGGAATCGTggcagataaaaaaaatgagcgaaagCGATTTTGATATAGCGATATTGGCATTGCAAACAAACTCTCGTGAATCTCTAGTTAGtttttattcacttcattacttcctttaatttttttatgcttGAGTTTGTCACCCTCCCCGTAATAATTGTCGGTTATCGTTAGAATAGATCAAattcagtttttattttatacttatAAAGCTTTTAGCTTAAAGCTTATatacttgtaaaaaaaagttataaagtagaaaataaaataaaaataaagtaagaaaGTTCTTCTTTAGTTTTAAACGTATTTCTTTGCCACTTCGATTTTTGAAGATTACTCTATTCAGATATTTGCACTCATGAAAAACTTGGCACATTTGTTTGGAAACGGCCTTTGATTTTCTCATCCTCCCGTCTTTCAACGTAGTTCCTTGCTacttcaatttttgaagattgtGCTATACTTGAAGACATACCTCGTTCTTTTAGAAACGATCCTGGGACacgatcatttttttttttcgatctgcGCGAACTATTGCGAAGTTCACCTTCACAGTCTTCATCACAACAATTACTGTAGGCAGGTgatctcattcattttcatttttgattatttttcctGTAATTATCGCAGAAATTAGAGATAGATGTGATTATTTACTCTGCTCGTACTCTTACCCAAGGGGTTA
The Necator americanus strain Aroian chromosome I, whole genome shotgun sequence genome window above contains:
- a CDS encoding hypothetical protein (NECATOR_CHRI.G1046.T1) — translated: MMLIALTLSSGLIYGILRTSLVTVRFRRALDNSYPGKVEGEGPPFILAVANFHYAIRYVHEVSEVVSVSAKEEEYQCGEQQKTNEPSTRAVLPKKIKTLERIAAVFRVLLSGLPGSTRHVLSDERFALFLLEQRTPENRSNIYKTSFIVARQVQTVEYLHS
- a CDS encoding hypothetical protein (NECATOR_CHRI.G1047.T1), producing MSFTDSDRDPWALNETEKKRSWRVIEYGLRREPWGHLMRDIENRLRFSGHTLRRPGDRLVQRVLKSLSGSSWKRPPGRKRKFWTEVVKEDLRTLGVDRQFRRDVKFRRIWNSDE
- a CDS encoding hypothetical protein (NECATOR_CHRI.G1046.T2) — protein: MWKKSVLFDGKDDKGRVIRAVKSGWFFRTSLVTVRFRRALDNSYPGKVEGEGPPFILAVANFHYAIRYVHEVSEVVSVSAKEEEYQCGEQQQKPSDLPHLHPRATRTLVLLSGLPGSTRHVLSDERFALFLLEQRTPENRSNIYKTSFIVARQVQTVE